Proteins from a genomic interval of Lolium perenne isolate Kyuss_39 chromosome 1, Kyuss_2.0, whole genome shotgun sequence:
- the LOC127298882 gene encoding rubisco accumulation factor 1, chloroplastic produces MLSLPHPHPASTGPRHRKPLATTHHHRRRCTFTIAALILPGGGGTPRGSPPNGGKLILPGSSGGGGGGGRGGGLLPRTPPPTAPAQLYQPFHPPISPLPANFRNLDLTERLAVLRDRMGRWYEYAPLVSSLFREGFTPASIEEATGMSGVEQNRLIVASQVRDSLISDDFPQDLLHHFDSYGGPDLLYELRFLNARQRLKATKHAIARNLEAKGVRELARAMKDFPQRRGDEGWDAFDRHSAGDCLAYARFRLSREAIAKENRIPVLERSLDVVETESARARVELELERAIKKAAGVEEEEPEEDVNARPAVPVVRLMYGEISEASIVLLLPVVKETDGVQAVDLAPRRSKTDADLGIVEVDKGWARWAVLPGWAPVMAVADEAVVIELADGRVLPWRSADKERVLVVANRKRKEVVDEGIYVLEKGGKLVVERGNKLLEQGISQAAAEVVTVVRPPKDEQDVISGDEWD; encoded by the coding sequence ATGCTCTCCCTTCCCCACCCGCACCCGGCCTCCACCGGCCCGCGCCACCGCAAGCCCCTCGCCACcacccaccaccaccgccgccgatgCACCTTCACCATTGCCGCACTCATCCTCCCCGGCGGCGGTGGGACCCCCCGGGGCAGCCCCCCAAACGGCGGCAAGCTCATACTCCCCGGTAgcagcggcggaggcggaggcggaggccgcgGCGGTGGACTGCTCCCGCGCACCCCGCCCCCGACGGCACCGGCCCAGCTTTACCAGCCCTTCCACCCGCCCATCTCCCCTCTCCCCGCCAACTTCCGCAACCTCGACCTCACCGAGCGCCTGGCCGTGCTCCGCGACCGCATGGGCCGCTGGTACGAGTACGCGCCCCTCGTCTCCTCCCTCTTCCGAGAGGGCTTCACCCCGGCCTCCATCGAGGAGGCCACCGGCATGTCAGGCGTCGAACAGAACCGCCTCATTGTCGCCTCCCAGGTCCGCGACTCCCTCATCTCCGACGACTTCCCCCAAGATCTCCTCCACCACTTCGACTCCTACGGCGGGCCTGACCTCCTCTACGAGCTCCGCTTCCTCAACGCCCGCCAGCGCCTCAAAGCCACCAAGCACGCCATCGCCAGGAACCTCGAGGCCAAGGGCGTGCGCGAGCTCGCGCGCGCCATGAAGGACTTCCCGCAGCGCCGCGGCGACGAAGGCTGGGACGCCTTCGACAGGCACTCGGCCGGCGACTGCCTCGCGTACGCGCGCTTCCGGCTCTCGCGGGAGGCCATCGCCAAGGAGAACCGCATTCCCGTGCTCGAGCGCTCACTCGACGTGGTCGAGACCGAGTCGGCCAGGGCAAGGGTGGAGCTCGAGTTGGAGAGGGCCATCAAGAAGGCCGCCGGAGTGGAAGAGGAGGAGCCCGAGGAGGACGTCAACGCGCGGCCCGCGGTGCCGGTGGTGCGGCTCATGTACGGCGAGATCTCCGAGGCGTCCATCGTGCTGCTGCTCCCGGTAGTAAAAGAGACGGACGGCGTGCAGGCCGTAGATCTCGCCCCGAGGAGGAGCAAGACGGACGCTGACCTCGGCATCGTGGAGGTGGACAAGGGGTGGGCGCGGTGGGCGGTGCTGCCAGGCTGGGCCCCCGTCATGGCGGTAGCCGACGAGGCGGTGGTGATCGAGCTGGCGGACGGCCGGGTTCTGCCATGGCGATCGGCAGATAAAGAAAGGGTGCTGGTCGTGGCCAACAGGAAACGGAAGGAGGTTGTGGATGAGGGGATATACGTGCTGGAGAAGGGAGGAAAGCTGGTCGTGGAGAGAGGCAACAAGTTGTTGGAGCAAGGCATCAGCCAGGCCGCGGCAGAGGTGGTCACCGTCGTCCGGCCACCCAAGGACGAGCAAGACGTCATCTCCGGCGACGAGTGGGACTGA